A window from Cryobacterium sp. SO1 encodes these proteins:
- a CDS encoding helix-turn-helix domain-containing protein: MTATILARSARAASGLSQSELAQRSGIAGSSLSLIEHGKREPTVATLELLLRATRHTVVTIPTVRSDAAHIASDISIALAGASEASAFRRFLQLADNLTAESGATRVGLTLTEPSPTGSEQWDTAIAALCEYRLNANSLPVPDWVGTRTGNPNARWAPRTSDYDIPADPAQVPIEFLSRGILIEAATLESI, translated from the coding sequence GTGACGGCAACGATCCTCGCGCGCTCCGCACGAGCGGCCAGCGGTCTCAGCCAGAGCGAACTCGCTCAGCGCTCCGGGATTGCCGGATCCTCCCTGTCCCTCATCGAGCACGGCAAACGCGAACCAACGGTCGCAACGCTGGAATTGCTCCTGCGCGCCACGCGTCACACCGTGGTCACGATTCCCACCGTGCGAAGCGACGCGGCCCACATCGCATCAGACATCAGCATTGCCCTCGCCGGCGCCAGCGAAGCCTCGGCATTCCGGCGCTTCCTGCAGCTCGCCGATAACCTCACCGCCGAGAGCGGCGCCACACGCGTCGGCCTCACCCTAACCGAGCCCTCTCCGACGGGATCGGAGCAGTGGGACACCGCTATTGCCGCGCTTTGCGAGTACCGTCTCAACGCGAACTCTCTCCCGGTCCCTGACTGGGTAGGCACCAGGACGGGGAACCCGAATGCGCGCTGGGCGCCACGGACCAGTGACTACGACATTCCGGCCGACCCGGCACAGGTTCCGATCGAGTTCCTCAGCCGCGGCATCCTGATCGAGGCCGCAACTCTGGAGAGCATCTAA
- a CDS encoding dienelactone hydrolase family protein translates to MAELPHDRRAIRDLLEFDEPEQYRPLSVQRRPIAGPAGMYWERVEIVSADGDVIPCFLLIPEEPTGSNVIALHQHAGSFALGKSEAAGLNGDRMLAYGPRLCKQGARVLIPDLLGFEERQRAWSSDPAADESLDALLRISNGGSLQAKHTRDIATITTWMIESFGDDQGIGVMGHSLGGQVALFNLAVDPRLTIGVVSCGLGTLASFEAHHIKHNPAWFVPGLATAGDVPCVAAALHQQQVLVTAGIDDPLFPLEGVHAVLAAFEAGVCTAELFVGGHELPPRLEALAIRHLTAEC, encoded by the coding sequence ATGGCCGAATTACCGCATGATCGCCGCGCCATCCGGGACCTGTTGGAATTTGATGAGCCTGAACAGTACCGACCGCTGTCAGTCCAACGGCGGCCAATTGCTGGCCCCGCCGGCATGTATTGGGAACGCGTCGAGATTGTCAGCGCCGACGGTGACGTGATCCCGTGTTTTTTGCTCATACCGGAGGAGCCAACAGGCTCAAACGTGATCGCGCTGCACCAGCACGCCGGGTCTTTCGCGCTCGGAAAGAGCGAGGCCGCGGGACTGAACGGTGATCGGATGCTTGCCTACGGACCTCGACTCTGCAAGCAAGGAGCGCGGGTTCTGATCCCTGATCTCCTCGGATTCGAGGAACGACAGCGGGCGTGGTCATCGGACCCTGCCGCAGACGAGAGTCTCGACGCTCTTCTGCGGATCTCGAACGGAGGCAGTCTCCAGGCAAAGCACACCCGCGACATCGCAACCATCACAACCTGGATGATCGAATCTTTCGGTGACGATCAAGGAATTGGCGTTATGGGACACTCGCTCGGTGGCCAGGTCGCACTCTTCAACCTCGCCGTGGATCCGCGTCTCACCATTGGCGTAGTGAGTTGCGGTCTCGGCACTCTCGCGTCGTTCGAAGCCCACCACATCAAGCACAATCCAGCGTGGTTCGTCCCTGGACTCGCTACCGCCGGCGACGTTCCGTGCGTTGCCGCGGCCCTCCACCAGCAGCAGGTGTTGGTCACGGCGGGAATCGACGATCCGTTGTTCCCGCTCGAGGGGGTGCATGCTGTTCTCGCAGCTTTCGAAGCAGGAGTCTGCACCGCTGAATTGTTCGTTGGTGGGCATGAACTACCGCCCCGGTTAGAGGCGCTCGCGATCCGACATCTGACTGCTGAATGCTGA